TAATGGGATGGAATACCTATCATCAAATCGTCACAGAACTTTCACCGGACGAGTGGGTTTATCAAGATTTTACAACTTATGTTGTGACGCATAATTCAAAGGAATCGTCTGATAAAATCCATTTTGTCAATGAAAGCCCTGTTGATCTGATAAAAAGGTTGCGGGAAGAAAACGGAAAAGGTATTTGGATCTGTGGTGGAGCGAACTTGATTCAACAGTTGGTTAAAGAAGATATAATTGATTGTTATTATATTACCGTTATTCCAACAATCTTAGGATCAGGTATTCGGCTTTTTGAAAAAGCTGACCATGAAATTAAGTTGAGGTTGCTAAAAACAC
Above is a window of Lachnoclostridium edouardi DNA encoding:
- a CDS encoding dihydrofolate reductase family protein — protein: MKKISLFIAMSLDGYIADSSGSVNWLTGQGNDDDNIDAYSEFVKDIDTVVMGWNTYHQIVTELSPDEWVYQDFTTYVVTHNSKESSDKIHFVNESPVDLIKRLREENGKGIWICGGANLIQQLVKEDIIDCYYITVIPTILGSGIRLFEKADHEIKLRLLKTQSYNGMTDLIYTKR